The proteins below are encoded in one region of Balaenoptera acutorostrata chromosome 11, mBalAcu1.1, whole genome shotgun sequence:
- the PRR13 gene encoding proline-rich protein 13 produces the protein MWNPNAGQPGPYPHPPNVGYPGGCNPAHPPPATPTFPPGPFPTPPGAPQGNPAFPPGGPCHTVPQPGYPGCQPSGPYPPPYPPPAPGMCPVNPLAPGMVGPGMVIDKKMQKKMKKAHKKKQKHHKHGKHSSSSSSSSSSDSD, from the exons ATGTGGAATCCCAATGCCG GGCAGCCAGGGCCATATCCACACCCCCCTAACGTCGGGTACCCTGGAGGTTGCAATCCTGCCCATCCACCACCTGCCACCCCTACCTTTCCTCCAGGCCCCTTTCCCACTCCCCCAGGAGCACCCCAGGGGAATCCAGCCTTTCCCCCTGGTGGGCCCTGTCATACTGTGCCACAACCAGGGTATCCAGGATGCCAACCCTCAGGTCCCTACCCCCCTCCATACCCACCACCTGCCCCTGGCATGTGTCCTGTGAATCCATTGGCTCCTGGCATGGTAGGACCAGGAATGGTGATTGACAAGAAgatgcaaaagaaaatgaaaaaagctcataaaaagaagcagaaacaCCACAAACATGGCAAG cattcctcctcctcctcctcctcttccagcaGTGACTCTGACTGA